In a genomic window of Glaciimonas sp. PCH181:
- the rdgB gene encoding RdgB/HAM1 family non-canonical purine NTP pyrophosphatase codes for MLRTLVLASNNAGKLKEFGQMLAPVGFDVHPQGEFNVPEADEPYLTFVENALTKARHAARLTGKPALADDSGVCVNALQGAPGVLSARYAGEPKSDLNNNRKLVADLAAHEDKSAYYYCVLVFVRHADDPQPVIADGSWHGEIIADPRGASGFGYDAHFLIPELGKTAAELTSAEKNAISHRGQALRALVKKLQ; via the coding sequence ATGTTACGTACGCTGGTGCTGGCATCTAATAATGCTGGCAAATTAAAAGAATTCGGTCAAATGCTCGCCCCTGTTGGTTTTGACGTCCATCCACAAGGCGAATTCAATGTTCCGGAGGCTGATGAGCCGTATTTGACCTTTGTCGAAAATGCATTAACCAAGGCGCGCCACGCAGCCCGCCTGACCGGAAAGCCCGCTTTAGCCGATGATTCCGGCGTATGTGTGAATGCCTTGCAAGGCGCACCCGGCGTATTATCCGCACGGTATGCAGGCGAACCTAAATCCGATCTCAACAACAATCGCAAACTGGTGGCAGACCTTGCTGCCCACGAGGATAAATCGGCTTATTATTACTGTGTGTTGGTATTTGTACGTCACGCGGACGACCCTCAGCCGGTGATTGCCGACGGTAGCTGGCACGGTGAAATTATCGCCGACCCGCGTGGAGCAAGTGGCTTTGGGTATGATGCCCATTTTCTCATTCCAGAGTTGGGGAAAACCGCAGCAGAGCTAACCTCTGCGGAAAAGAATGCCATCTCGCATCGCGGACAAGCGTTACGTGCGCTGGTAAAGAAATTGCAATGA
- the rph gene encoding ribonuclease PH — translation MLSVPSIFIRPSGRSADALRPVRLTRNYTKHAEGSVLIEFGDTKVICTASLSDKVPGFLKGKGQGWLTAEYGMLPRSTNTRMDREAARGKQSGRTQEIQRLIGRSLRAAFDLEAFGERTLHLDCDVIQADGGTRTASITGAMVAAYDAFSTLVDRKAIAAIPLKNFVAAISVGVVQGTPVLDLDYLEDSGCDTDMNVVMTDAGHFIEVQGTAEGAAFDRAALNSLLDLAQTGIGELIALQRQVLGLPA, via the coding sequence ATGTTGTCAGTACCTAGTATATTTATTCGCCCTAGCGGCCGTTCCGCTGACGCTTTGCGTCCTGTGCGCCTGACTCGCAATTACACCAAGCATGCCGAAGGATCGGTCCTGATCGAGTTCGGCGATACTAAAGTGATTTGTACTGCCAGCTTGTCAGATAAAGTCCCCGGTTTCTTAAAAGGCAAAGGGCAGGGTTGGCTGACTGCAGAATACGGCATGTTGCCGCGTTCGACCAACACCCGTATGGACCGTGAGGCAGCACGCGGCAAACAATCCGGCCGTACGCAGGAAATCCAACGTTTAATCGGTCGTTCATTGCGCGCAGCATTTGATCTGGAAGCATTCGGCGAGCGTACATTGCATCTTGATTGCGACGTTATCCAGGCCGACGGTGGCACTCGTACAGCTTCTATCACCGGTGCAATGGTAGCCGCTTACGATGCGTTTTCGACGTTAGTGGATCGCAAGGCAATTGCTGCAATACCTTTGAAAAATTTTGTTGCTGCGATTTCTGTTGGTGTGGTTCAGGGTACGCCAGTACTTGATCTGGACTATCTGGAAGACTCCGGCTGTGACACCGATATGAATGTCGTGATGACCGATGCGGGCCATTTTATCGAAGTGCAGGGTACAGCAGAAGGTGCAGCATTTGATCGGGCTGCACTCAATAGCTTGCTTGATCTGGCGCAAACCGGAATAGGCGAGTTAATCGCGTTACAACGTCAGGTATTGGGTTTGCCAGCATAA